Part of the Candidatus Palauibacter australiensis genome, GATCGTGACCCACCGCTACGACGAACGCGACGTCGCGGACCTTCACCTGCTCGAGGCCGCGACCGGGCGCCCAATCCTCCACAGCTACCGCTACGCGCTCCCCGGCGATTCCATCGTCCCCACCTGGCAACTCCACATCTTCGACGCCGACACCGGCGCACAGGTGCGGGCCGACTACGACCCCGTCGTCGGCTACTTCGGCGGCGCGGACACGACCTGGCACGCCGCCCAGTGGACCCCGGACGCCGCCCGCGTCTACTTCTCGCACCATTCGCGCGACTTCAAGAACCAGACGCTCGTCGAAGTCGACGCGACGTCGGGCGCGTCCCGCAGAGTCATCGTCGAGAGCGGCGACACCTGGGTGGAGCTGAACCAGCTCCGCACGCCCTACAACTGGCGCGTGCTCGACAACGGGAGCGAGTTCATCTGGTTCTCCGAGCGCGAGGGCTGGGGCCACCTCTACCTGCACGACCTCGCCACCGGAGAGATGAAGAACCGGATCACGCAGGGGTCCTGGCTCGTCGTCCAGCTCCTGGCCGTCGATGAGGCCGCGCGGCAGGTCTACTTCACCGGCGTGGGACGCGAGCCCGGGCGCGATCCGTACCGGCAGCACCTCTATCGCGCGTCGCTCGACGGCGGCGGGGTCACGCTCCTCTCGCCGGAGGACGCCCACCACGCGGTCTCCGCCTCACCTGACGGCCGCTACTTCGTGGACACGCACTCCACGCGCTCGACGGCCCCGGTCACCGTCCTCAGGGATGAGGCCGGCCGCGCGGTGATGACGGTCGAGCAGGGCGACATCTCCCCGCTGCTCGAGGCCGGCTGGGAGCCCCCGGTGCGCTTCTCCGCCAAGGCGCGCGACGGGGTGACCGACGTGTACGGCTATCTCTGGCTCCCCCCGCACATGGAGGAGGGGGCCGTCTATCCCGTCATCGACTACGTCTACCCCGGGCCCCAGATCGGCCCCATCCGCACGCCCGGCTTCACCTCCGGGCCGCGGGGCCAGGGCCACGCGCTCGCCCAGCTCGGGTTCATCACCTTCGCGGTCGACGCCATGGGCACGCCGTATCGTTCGAAGGCCTTCCACGAGAGCTACTACGGCAACATGCGGGACAACGGGATCCCCGATCACGTCTCGGCGCTCAAGGCGCTCGCCCTCCGCTATCCCATCGACATCGAGCGGGTGGGGATCTTCGGCCACTCCGGCGGCGGCTTCTCCTCGACCGACGCCATCCTGACCTTCCCGGACTTCTTCAAGGTCGCGGTGTCGGGGGCGGGGAACCACGACCAGCGCGGGTACCACTTCCCGTGGGGGGAGAAATATCACGGGCTGCTGGAACGGAACCCGGACGGGACGGACAGCTTCGACTCGCAGGCGAACCAGAACATCGCCTCGAACCTCAAGGGGAAGCTGCTGCTCCACTACGGGTCGCTGGACGACAACGTGCACCCGAACATGACGCTGCTCGTGGCCGACGCCCTCATTGAGGCGAACAAGACGTTCGACATGCTCGTGTTCCCGAACCGGAACCACGGCTACGCGCGCGAGCCGTACCTGATCCGGCGCACCTGGGACTACTTCGTCGAGCACCTCATGGGCGCCGATCCCCCGGTCGACTACCGGATCGTCCAGCCGTAGGCGACGCCGTGACCCGACCGCTTCTCCTCGTCCTCCTGCCCTTTCTCGCATCCTGTCAGGGCAGCGAGGCCGGCCCGCCCCTCGTCGTGCGGAGCGACAGCGCCGGCATCGAGATCGTCGAGGCCATGCGGCCGCTCTGGGGCGACTCGAGTCTCTGGCGCCTCGATCCGGATCCGCTCGTCGACCTCACGCTCTCGGGCGATGGCCCCCGCCACGAGTTCCATGGGCTCCGCGACATGAAGCAGCGCCCGGACGGTTCACTCGTGATTGCCGACGGGAGCTCGCAGGAAGTGCGGGTGTTCTCCGCGGCCGGCGAGTTCCTGGGGTCGTTCGGCGGGAGCGGCGATGGCCCCGGCGAATTCAGGAGCCTGCGGCGGATCGAGAACGCGGGCGACACCCTCCTGGCCCTCGACCGGGGACGCGTCACCGTAGCCACTCACGATCTGACGGTGGTCGGGACGTTCAACATCGATCCCTGGACGATCGACCTGCACGATCTCGGCGGGGGCCGGATCCTGCCGGAGGTATCGCGGCCGGTGTTGCCGATGGATGGCCTTGCCGGACCGGTTCGGCCTCCGCAGCCTCTCGTGCTCCTCGACCTGGAGGGGACCCGGATCGACAGCGTCGGCGAACTGCGGGGAGCCGAGGTGCACGTACTCGTCCGCGACGGCTCGTACGTCGGGACGGCGCCCCACTTTTTCGGCAAACAGTCTCACGTGACCGCCCTGGGCGGGCACATCCTGCGGGGATCTTCCGACGCGATGCAGCTGGAGGAACTGGACCTGTCCGGAAACATCGTGCGCATCCTGCGCATCCCCGACTATCCCCTGGACCTGAGCGAGGCTCTGATCGCCGCGGAACGGGATTTTCTGCTCGACGGATTCACGCCCGGACACCCGTTGAAGGCGCCCTTCGAGGCGGCTCCGGTTTCGGACACCCGACCCGCCTTCACCGACATCCACGTCGACCCCTCGGGAGCGGTGTGGCTGGAACTTCACCGGGGAGAAACCGAGCGTGACCAG contains:
- a CDS encoding DPP IV N-terminal domain-containing protein, whose protein sequence is MKRRSIRRPSLVALPAPAPAVLALAVLAFAALPPGAAAQSRPYQPESVSASEYARAEQFLPWHAEKLTSGVTVNPRWLDANRFWYRNQVFGGHEFIMIDAAARTRRPVFDHDRLAAALSEASDESHEATDLPFDEFEFNASGGIRFWTDTHERWDCDIGAYRCTGPDSVARATHEIDSPDGALAVFSRDENLWVRDTDSDEERQLSTDGELHWGYGVAPEGCCQEISNRRREFKPPPVAEWSPDGRRIVTHRYDERDVADLHLLEAATGRPILHSYRYALPGDSIVPTWQLHIFDADTGAQVRADYDPVVGYFGGADTTWHAAQWTPDAARVYFSHHSRDFKNQTLVEVDATSGASRRVIVESGDTWVELNQLRTPYNWRVLDNGSEFIWFSEREGWGHLYLHDLATGEMKNRITQGSWLVVQLLAVDEAARQVYFTGVGREPGRDPYRQHLYRASLDGGGVTLLSPEDAHHAVSASPDGRYFVDTHSTRSTAPVTVLRDEAGRAVMTVEQGDISPLLEAGWEPPVRFSAKARDGVTDVYGYLWLPPHMEEGAVYPVIDYVYPGPQIGPIRTPGFTSGPRGQGHALAQLGFITFAVDAMGTPYRSKAFHESYYGNMRDNGIPDHVSALKALALRYPIDIERVGIFGHSGGGFSSTDAILTFPDFFKVAVSGAGNHDQRGYHFPWGEKYHGLLERNPDGTDSFDSQANQNIASNLKGKLLLHYGSLDDNVHPNMTLLVADALIEANKTFDMLVFPNRNHGYAREPYLIRRTWDYFVEHLMGADPPVDYRIVQP